GTACACGCTCGCGGCCCAGCTGGTGAGCTCCGGCAAGCACCAGGGCACCGACACGCTCGAAGGCGAGAGCACGGCTCCGGACGGGGGATCGGCCCCGCTGACGTTCGCCTACCTCGGGCCGGCGATGAGTTTCACGTGGGGCACGTCGCTCGCGGCCGAGCTCGCCGGCGATCTGCCGGTGGTGCGTCCCGAGGAAGGCCTGCGCCCGCAGTACCGCGTGCGCGGCGGGCTGAGCTGGCTGTTCTAGCCCGCGTCGCCCGCCCGCGTCGCCCGTCTGGACGCGCGCCGGCGATCCGTGGCAGTCAGCCGCGCCATGGGACTCCTCGATGCGATCACGGGCGGCGGCGACCCCGCCATCACGGCCGGGCAAGAGGCGCCGGACTTCGCGCTCCCCGATGCCAGCGGCAAGACCGTCACGCTCAGCGACTTCCGCGGCAAGAAGGCGGTCGTGCTCTATTTCTATCCGAAGGACGACACGCCCGGCTGCACCAAGGAGGCCTGCGCGTTCCGCGACCAGTACGAGGACTTCAAGGACGTGGGCGCCGAGGTGATCGGCGTGAGCTCCGACGGCGGCGGCGCGCACGAGAAGTTCGCGTCGAAGTACGACCTGCCGTTCCTCCTGCTCTCGG
This genomic window from Deltaproteobacteria bacterium contains:
- a CDS encoding peroxiredoxin, whose protein sequence is MGLLDAITGGGDPAITAGQEAPDFALPDASGKTVTLSDFRGKKAVVLYFYPKDDTPGCTKEACAFRDQYEDFKDVGAEVIGVSSDGGGAHEKFASKYDLPFLLLSDRGGVVRRQYGVPATLGLLPGRVTFVIDKQGVVQRTFNSQFQATKHVSEAIAALRGMPR